The sequence below is a genomic window from Trichosurus vulpecula isolate mTriVul1 chromosome 5, mTriVul1.pri, whole genome shotgun sequence.
GGAGTAGCCTAGATGGTGGTGGGGGCAGATGAAGGATACTTTCTAGGATGTTGAGTAAGCCTTGTCTCTGATAGTGGCtagagtttttttctttcttggactTTCTGCTTGtctcatctagaaaaggaaaggacTCTGTCTACTTAGAGAAGCCTCTGTGTTAATGGTCAATCAACTCTCTCCCTATTTCTCCCTTTTAAAGGAGAATGCTTCCACACGGTCAATATTCATTACCACTAAGGGTTTCTTTGATCTTTAAATTTGCTTATTGattgtttatattttaacatGGATTCTAGAAAAAGGCAAAATAAGTTTTATGGTGTCTTGAATTATTATGTCTTTGCTATAGAAGGAGGGGATTAActggtgagtgtgtgtgtgtgtgtgtgtgtgtgtgtgtaaggaacCCTGAATAATTAGCTCCTTTGAACTCAGCAAGCTGGGGCACCAACTTGCATCCTTCTTAATTGACAAAttgcctggggatacaaaatatgTTGTGAATTTTATTAGTTGTCTGTATTTATAAGCTTTTAAACttttccaattttactttttaaagatttgttctcatcagtgaattttttttccatttttttcttttacctctctaatttggtttttaaaatcttccttgagctcttccaggaatgctttttgggcttgagatcagttcacattcccttttgaggtttcagctGTGTGTAtagtatcaatgctgtcctcttctgaatcagtattttgatcttccctgttgccacaACAAGAATCAACGGTCCttgtttttctggattgcttcttcatggtggttgtctttttcctggcttttgaagtggatctctgcttctagggACCAgcaggctctgtcccaagcttcttgtgctgggaactagtGGCATTGTGTGGCTTTGTGTGATGTGGCCTCTGGTTTTTTTCAGCTAAAGGCTATATGatgctgctgctcacctggtgctTAGCTGAAGCTGGCGGGTGTGTGCCAAGGCAGAGGCCAGGTGATGTCTTTTTGAGTTCCCCGGGTTACACTGGAGCTTCTAGTgtaaggtgtgggggagggattgTCTGGCTGCTGGCAGTCTCCTATTCCCAGAGGGCTGCATTATAGCATGGGTGATCTCAGCTCTTGTCTTCTTTGGTatttgccacttcccctggctgtgtaaaGGCACATCTGAGGTCCTGTTGTTGGTGCTTTcaagctccaccccctggggctcagaaactcctgctggtctgctaggatgcctcccttcctatgctggtctccttcctccaccacaagaagggcctgCCTCACCAGCCTCCCTAGCTGAAAGAGTGCTGAACtctcacttctggctcctctattcttccagggttttttttcccaGGGTAGTAATCTCTGGGTCATTCAAggtgagggagggatgagagtccCTATGTTTTACTCAGTCATCATggttcctggaagttcaagaaggtgagtttcaaacctttagaatgtgggctgaaagcctcaggagtagctgctgccatgGCTGTAGGCTCTGTGCTGTTGTCTCacctagctccaacagactcccgtCCTGGGCTGAGAGTCCTGTGGATCACCACTGCAGCTGACAGTTCAGCCCTGGGTCTGTTCCCACTTCTGCTCTGGTGTGGTTTAGTTCCATGAGCTCAGTGCTCTCCTAACCCAGTCTattaaattttcaaagaaagtaaACTATATGGGACTTGGGCCCTTTCTCTAGACTAAAAGCCTTGGGAGATTAATATCTCTATCATTAATAGTTGTACAATGGatccttgtgttttctttatcACCAATGTGAGGGGACTGGTAGAGAGAGGTAGGGGCTTCCTGAGCAGTGTTCTAATGGGCACAGACAGACATGGTTAGGGAGAATCAATTCCATTCAATCACCAGAACAGGAGAATGCAGTTCATCCAAACTGCCTTTCACAGTAACATCTTCTGGGTAATGTCAAGTTAAAATCAGAGTGAAGTATTGCTTTTAGATAGTACTTTGAATGTTTTGGATCTCTAGTACATTAGATCAAAGATTCAAATATGAAGAGAAATGGGCAGGCTGTATTGACTGCATAGAACTAGATATAGAACCAGGATAGAACAGCCATTTCCTAAGCCTGGAATCTAGTCTTCCACATTAGGtttccatttcatcttctgtGCCTTTTGAAATTCTGGCTGAAGTTCAGTATCTGCTTCAGATGACATGTTTTCCCCGAAACCTTCCATAATCCCCACACGTATGAAAACAAGCTCATCTACAGAAAAATACACTTTGTACTTCTCCTAAAAGCTTGCTTTTTTCTAATTTACATTACAACAAATTATGCCATCGAATTTTCTTCTCAGCTGGATTTTAAGTACCAGGAGTACAATGACAATGAGTTGTTTATTCTCATACCATCCAGAGGATGTAGGATGGTACCATGTATACGGCAGACATTTAGATCAtctttttgttcatttgaatGGGTCAATGGGAGGAAAGAGTAAGACTATTTCCTAATCAAGGATATCAAGCAACAGGCAAAACCAAAGACATTCAGGTGCTGGCTACATTATAACTCACTGCCTTGGATTGATGATTGAATTTACATGGATCAAGTTCCATATTGAGGACTTCTTAATAATGTTGTACTTTGCCAaggtttgttaagttcagaataaaaaacaaataaaaaagaaaacagtttggaactgtGCTATAAAGGTCATGAAACTGCACGTATGCTTACACTCAGAGAAACTAGTACTAGACATATACCTCAAAGAGGTCAAAGTagaagggaaaggacccatatgtaccaCAATATTTATAGTAGTATTTTCTATTGCTGCAGAGATCTGGAAGTAAAGTGGGTCCATAATTGGTCATTTGCTGTACAAACTCTAGTGTCACAGGAACTATGAAATGGAACAAAAAGTTATTATACTAAAAGAAATGAGGGCTGCCTGAATGCTGGTCTAGCCTTCTCTCCTGCTGTGGTGTGGGCTTGGGTTACCTGGGCTCTTTGTTGGGCATAGGGTTCTTGGGCACTGATGTAACTTTGTTTGCTGTTGTGGCTTGGGTGTGGGTTGATTCCATGCTGTGCCATCCACCTACCCTGGCATATTTGCTCTCAGAGCCTCCATAGGTTTCTGGTATTTTTCTTGTGAAGTGCTAAACTGTATGGAGGCACTTGTACCAGTTTCCCTTTGTTCTTTGCGGTGCAATTTTAGAACTCCTCTATCAGTCTACTTCCATCTTAGCTGCAAGTTGACAAAGTGTATGGGTGATAACATTGGTTCTTATATAGGGTTGTAGGATGAAGTCCATCAGCAGACTAGGTCTTTGAATGGTCTTCTTTCAAAAGAAACAGAGTTCGTAACTAGAATTGGAGGCAGTAGTATTATATATTGAGAATGTATTCTCATGTGAGGGTATCTATGATCATAGCAAGAAGTTATTTGGTTAAAGGTCAGTggagagaaaaatagaattgatttttgttgttggaatatactacagaccacctgaACAGAAAGAGGCATTAGATTAGGTGTTTGGGTAACAGATACATGCTTGGTAAAGTCATGATATAAGTGACCTCCCCTtgctcttccccctcttctctccagaATTCAGatttcttattttcctgtttccttgCCTAGAAGCCTGATCTTTCATATTAAAAGGaagtgtgatatagtggaaaaaataacaaaaagcatttatttagcatttattatgtaccaggaatTCTGCTAAAATGCTGGGAATTTaagtacaagcagaaagaaaatagTCCCTCCTCTGCAGGGGCTTAAATCCTATAAGGAAGGTGAGAATGGGACAGGGGAATCAAGGTGGACAACATCAGAGCATGCTATGGAACAGACAGGTCAAAGACAGCCACATGCAGTCCACAACACTCTCAAGTCTGCCTTAAACCAGAGTAAAATgtgattgagaaatatttaacaaggaaattaaatacaatacaatagatggtgttaatatgtggttttctagaAGATATCCTTATGTGCTTTactggcccccatttctatttgagtttgacaccactggtataGAAATTCCAGAGAACCAGCAGTGTAgactggagaggaatgaagacaaggTTGGCCTAggcatcctccttaaaatggaggttctggcaGGTACCAACTCATCAAAGGGTCCTCCCAGGGATAGAGGGGATTTCTGATGTGAAAGTAGCCCAGAGGTGGAACAAGCTTCTAGAGTGGAGGTTTCtttggcatggtagagaaagtcctttTTAGAGTTAGGAGTACATTAGAAGGAGTCGtgaatttggatttagtcaaatgATTTAAAATCTTtgagagcctcagtttcatcatctgtaaaattgagataagaCTTAAAATGACGTGcttcataggattattgtgaggaaaatacttttaCAATTGGCATATACATGTGTCTTGCCATTTTGGATTATCCCCTTATTTGAGGATAGCCACCACACTGTGACAACAACTATCTTTCAGCAAGGcagtatagtgaatagagcactggacctggagtcaggaagatctgagttcaaattcagctgctgactcttactacctgtatgTCTCTAGACCAGCCGCTCAGCCCCTATTTgtttcagttctttatctgtaaaatggcaacatcatgaagaaggaaatggcaaaccattccagaatctttgccaagaaaaccccagggacaAGTCCATGGGATCGTGAAGcattggacaagactgaaaggCTGAACCACAATTCTTGCCTTTAGTTATAATTTATTTCCCAATAAAGTTGGATAAATTTATAGTTTATGTGGTTCTAACATTTATGATTTGTAGCTTTTCATCTTCCTCCCAACTTGTTGGGTACAGGGTAAGATCACAGAGTTGTaatgattttcatcatttcttgtgatTTATTTTGGATTTAGCAGTAAATTTTTCTGGaccttttgcatttctttctccccatctAGGATTTATACTGAGAATTTGAAAATTTGGTTCCTTTCTTGATCTCTACATACTTAGTAAAGGAACCCTCAATTCTGCCATGTAAACAGTAAGCCTAAATAGATATTTGATAAAGGCCAGGCTTTCACCCCACAGACAATGCAAAACCTATGGGCTTACCCCTGAGCCGTTCAACAAGCAAgacattcttcctttctccagggaTGTCCACTCCCCAGGGAAGGGAAATATCTTTGAGGTGTATACAGATTCCTCATTCTCCAGAGGCCTCATTATTATGAGATAAAGACCAGTTTATCTGTTTTGGTTTTCTGTATCAGTTGTTTTCACATTTCTCTTAGTATTCCATAGTATATAATACTCATTTTGCTAATCAACTACTTTTTACCAGTTGTACCATTGTGCTAGTCCTGGGAATGATGGTGATCTGGTTTTGGTCCAGATGCTTCATAATTTTCAATCACCAGTTTCCTTAACACTCCTTACGCTTTGttaagttaggaagacctaatttcaaatcctgcttgagaGTTTTGCTGACTATGTAATTCTGATGTGGAAACATATAAAATACcaatctccattttctctcccttccccaagactcTGCAGCCACTTTTAGAGATACTAAGAAACATTTTACAAGCATCTTTGTCTGAAGTCTTTGGACTAATAAGAAAGAGAATCCCAGCTCAGTCTTTCTCCTAACTATTAATTCCCAAATGAGATGCTCTTCCCGTTTTTTTCTGATTAGCCCAGGGAGGCCACCCTGATGAATTAATTAGGGTACTGGGTAGAcaaaggcaaaggaaagagaCTCTTCATTGATCAACCTTGCCTGAATTAGGGCTATGATTCACTTTGGAGTAGTGGTCTTTTTTTCCATGACTTTAATGGAGTAGTCATAGAGGGACTGAGGGATTTTAGGGAAATGGTTCTGCAACACTGAGTGACTTTTTTCTGGATAGATTTTCCTTACCCTGAATTGTGTAATTATATTTTGTCATATagtgaaatttcctttttttcaagaATGCTGTAAATATTACTTCAAAATGACTTGCATTAGAGAGAGATGTTTCAAGCCATGAAAGGATGTGTGGGCACTTCTCTTTCTAAGAAGACCAATGCCTAGCTTAAAATAATGGTTAATTAATACATTTTTAGCATGCTTGTGCCTAAAAggttggggaaaatattattttttctttcaccttgagcaaatcacttaattttctttttctttggaggggggaaggcagggcaattggggtaaagtgacttgcccaaggtcacacaggtagtaagtgtgtcaagtctgagccggatttgaactcaggtcctcctgactccagggctggtgctctactcactgtgccacttaactgccccaaatcacttaattttcatCAGTCTCAGTTTGCTAGGTTATAAAATAAGGTCAATAGtaatatctacttcacagggtggttgtaaggatcaaatgagatgatttatgGAAATAACTTTGcaaaattattattaatctattttaatccataatctaaattattattattactctttgTTTGGACAGAGTGTGCAATTGTTTTTGCCCAGAGTCAGCTCCCACATAGTCTTATATCTTTGCCTAGGCCAGAGTCCAACTATTCTATGATCTCATTTACTCCTGACCCCTTTTGCCAGAAAATAAATTCAGTAGTTTCTCCCTTTGACCAGTtccatttaagtattttattgggtgtctactatgtacaaagGACTTAACTGTATGTTCCATGGCATCATGAAGGTGGATAATAAATTAACCTCACCCCCAGGAGTTTCTAACTTTGTTATGGAGGGAGGAAAAGTATACACATAATTATAGTGCAAATTGGAACAAAAAAGAATACATAAGTGCATAGGAGAACTATAATTAAGATGTTCTAGGATCTCTGAGAAGAGGCTGATGCTTCAGTCTGGTAGAGACAGGGAAGTAATTATAAAAATCAGTTAGGATATCATGACAGAAAATGGACCAAGAAGTTGATTAATCAgtcagaaaagataagaaaactaaacatGGAAATGGGGCAACTTTGGCTCAATGATAGTGGAAAGGAAATTTAAGTGTAAAGGAGCAAATCTAGGCAAGAAATGCTGCAAGTTGGTATGGGCACTGGCAATAAGAAAGCAATTTATTCTGGTGCAAAGTAATCTGGCTCTgtgactcttttttaaaaaaattgcttagCTCTtacatgttttaatttttaaatttttaaacatttttatttatcccacaaatacatgttaaaacaatttttgacatttaaaaaaatgttttgaattccAAGTTCTCTTGCTCCCTCCCCTTGCCTCTCCCTGAGCTGGTAAGCAAAGCATCCCTGAAAAAGGTATCATGACTCTTAAAGAACTTTCTAAGTGGGAAGGTTTTGGAATCTATGCCTTTGTCAATTGGGGCTTTCCTATTGCTATGTTATGCCAAGGCAGCAATTAATCTGGCAGGGTGGGCTTGAACCTACAGGTGGAGGGAGAAGCTTCCCTGGGGAGAGAAGTGAGTGAGGAGTCAGAAAACAGGGTGTATCCTGACAAAAGAGGAGCAAAAAGAAttcattcatattctctctctctctctctctctctcctttctttcttccttccttccctctctccctctttttccccgGAATGGGAAAATGGGTCAGAAAGTTAAACTGGCTAGTCTATAGCTAAGGCTATATAGCAAGGAACATAGCAAAGAATTGTGAAGTCTTGTAAAGATTTTCCCTTTGACATCTTGACTTTGGTAGCCTCTTACTGCTTAGAGAGAAGCACAATCCTTTTAACTAAATCCTTAAAGGCTTGTATGACTTGCTTATTCCTCAGAGTGTAAATAAAGGAGTTCATCACTGGGGTGACAGATGTTGTTAGTACTGATACCACCTTGTTCAAAGCCACTCCTTCCTTTGCAGAAGGTTTCATATACATGAAGATGCAGCTGCCATAAGTGATGGAGACAACAATCATGTGGGAGGAACAGGTAGAAAAGGCCTTTTGCTTTTGCTGGGCAGAAGGGAATCTGAGAACTGTCTTTATAATGTAGGCATAGGACAAAACCACCAAGAGTAAGGTGATGATGAGTGTCAATATAGCGAAAATTAAAACCATCCTTTCCATGAACTCTGTGTCTGAGCACACAATCTTCAGCAGGGGAAATGCATCACAGCCCAAATGATCAATGACATTGGAGTCACAAAATTCCATCTGGAGGCCCAGGCTAAGTGGGGGGAGGATGATCATCAGCCCAGATAGCCAGGAACCAAGCAGGAGCTGTTTACAGACTTTGCTGTTCATGATAGTTGTGTACTGCAGAGGTTTGCAAATGGCCACATAGCGGTCATAGGACATGGTGGCCAGAAGGAAGAACTCTGCTGCCCCCAAAAAGATGACAAAGAATATTTGGGTGAAGCAAGCATCACGGGAAATGGTATTGTCCCCAGTTGACATGCTGTAGAGGTACCTGGGAATACAGGTAGTAGTAAATGAGACTTCTAAGAAGGAGAAGtttctgagaaaaaaatacatgggTGTTTTCAGATGTGGATTCACCacggtgaggatgatgatggtcaGGTTCCCAATTATACTCAACATGTAGttgagaaatagaaagacaaaaagcaaaaccTGTAGTTGTGGGTCATCTGTCAGTCCTTGCAGAATGAATAATGTAATTCCTGTATgatttctcattctctccttttgAATTTTGATGGACCTGCATATAGAATAGAGTGGGAGAGATTCAGCCTGAAGATGAGGATGGAGACAAAATAATAGCCATAGGAGTTAGGAAGAAAGAGGACGCAAGTAGCTCATGTAAAATTTGTCTTAAATACCATAACTGCATTATATTCTCCCCTTTTCAGGTACTCTCAGGATCGCTTGTTTCCATctatctttttaacattttttgccCATTCAAACATGATCTTCTGtcaaaaatcttctatttcatccATGTTTACTCAAAGCCTTTCACTGTCCTTTTCCTTAGGCACACCAAAGagaactgaacttggaatcaaacTTGGAGTTTCTAATCTTGGAGGTGACATCCGGCTCCATAATGTGAAcccacatttccttttctgtgaaatgggggctGCAGTACCTGTATTGCTTACTGTGCGGGGatgttttgggaaaaaaaaaaccacctttgcaaaccttaaatgtgagccattattgttattgttgttgttactcTGGCCTGATTGAAAACTACCTCTGGGGCAGAGCACAAAGGCAGTGGCCTCAGGGCCGGGGCCCTGTGGGTCCTGGGACTCCAGCTCAATGGGTGCTTTGTTCAGCTGCTCCTAGAGCTCGAGCAGCTGGAAAGAAAGTGGGTGGCCCTGAACGATGGAGTGGAGGAGGGCTGGTTCTCCCTCTTCAGCCTGTCAGCCCCCTTCAGTATGGGTCCTCTATGGCTCCCCTCTTCCAGGTCTGCACCAGGTAAGCAGAGAAAGTCAGGGTGTCCTTGGAGGGAAGGAGCTTCGGGGGCCTGAGTTGGGGCCTGACCCGACTAACTCTCCTTCAGTGAGCCCGAGGCTGATGGGCCGGAGTTCCAGGTGATTTTCACTAGACCTAGGGCCCAGAAGGACCTGACACCCAAGGACGCCCAAGGTGTGGTTGGTTATGGGGAGCCAGAGTCTGAGTTTTTGTTTCCTCCAGTGCTTCAGGAGGCAGCCACAGCCTCAGGGTTCTCCTTTGCAGCCCACCCCACCAACACCTGCTACTGTGGCACCTCCTGAGAGGGATCCCCTGTCCTGGTTTGGGATCTTGGTGCCCCAGGCCAAGGAAGTTTCTGGGCAGCTCTGCTGATGGCTGGAGAGATTGCAGGGCTCCAGAGCCCAATCCAGTAGGGAACAGCCCAGATTCAAGCCCCTACAATGGGAGAAACAGAAACTGCTCGATCAGCTGAAGGTGGCTTGAACACATTCTCCAACCTTGGGAGTCCAAATCAATGATTTAGTCTTTTGTTTAATGCCTATCCACCCAGTGTCTTTCTGGCCTCTGCCATCAAGTCCTTCCTAGACCTTGGCTGTTCTTTGTGCTGGCCTCCCCCTACCTCCTTTGGGAGGGAGCCTAGGCTATGAAGTTCAGTCCCCTCTTCCTGACATTTAAagctatgccaaaaaaaaaaaagaaaaagaaatcacagaactCTTACAGAACTAGATAAAATCACAAGGTGGGTGGGAGTGGCAATAAATGCAAGACCTCAGGAGAAATGATGACCAAAACAGGCAGCAAAATTTGCCTGTTACAAGGAAACATCGTGTTTCTAAAAGCCATGAAAACCACTTGTAAATAATGTGAATAACAGATTGCTAGAACAAGATCCCTGAAGGAAACAGACACATTCCGGTGTTTGTTAAGCCACAAAACACCAAGTTGGTGGGGGGTAAAGAGCCCCCAGCTTCCATAGAAAGTATAGGGAGAACTAGCAAGTCCTGGCAGCAATTGGGCTCAGACCAGTGTGGTTTGCCTCCTCAAAGCCCCAAATGAGATTATGACCAAATAACAAAAGATCCCCTCCTTAGGGGTCACAAACCAGCTGAACGGGCCTTTTGAGATTGTCACTTTAGGTGAGAATTTTTAAGTAGAATATAGTACTATAGAAAGAAAGGTCCAAAgttctcccttgctttctcccagTCAAAAAGTCCTTCACTCTTATCTGTGTCCCCCTCTCAGCTTGATTCTCTTGGCTTCTGGCCCAGACAGCCATTTTCAGCCTCATCTCTAATTTATCCCAATCAGTTGAGGTCCTCAAGCACTCAGCCTGGGGCTGGCTGAGACTCAGCCTTCTGTGTCCTGTAGGCCTAGGGCTAAAGGCTCTGGGGCAACATGGAGATGCTTCCCAACTATTTACTGTTTGAATAAATATGGGCAAAAGGGAGTTGAAGGTTGTGAGGCCTGAAGGAGTGAATTTAAACTCTAGTAAGGGAATTCTCCAGGAGACAAATGAATCCATTGAACGAACACTTAACTTGGTTACCATTAACTTTGGGTCTGAGGATATGGAGTGTCAACCATTACTGAGTTCattctaagaaagacaaaattaggctatgtttatttttctcaaaGCTTGCAGAACATGCAAATAGATACGTGTACATGGGAGTTCATTGTAAACAATGAACCCAAGGATGGACAAAGGGGATTTTATATCATCTGAGGAATTCCCTCTCACCCCTCCTGCTGCCACCTCCCAGGCTCAAGGTGCCTATG
It includes:
- the LOC118850767 gene encoding olfactory receptor 6C2-like, which produces MRNHTGITLFILQGLTDDPQLQVLLFVFLFLNYMLSIIGNLTIIILTVVNPHLKTPMYFFLRNFSFLEVSFTTTCIPRYLYSMSTGDNTISRDACFTQIFFVIFLGAAEFFLLATMSYDRYVAICKPLQYTTIMNSKVCKQLLLGSWLSGLMIILPPLSLGLQMEFCDSNVIDHLGCDAFPLLKIVCSDTEFMERMVLIFAILTLIITLLLVVLSYAYIIKTVLRFPSAQQKQKAFSTCSSHMIVVSITYGSCIFMYMKPSAKEGVALNKVVSVLTTSVTPVMNSFIYTLRNKQVIQAFKDLVKRIVLLSKQ